Part of the Corynebacterium canis genome is shown below.
GCTGCTGGTGGACACGTACGACATCGCACGCGGCGTCGATACGGCCATTCGAGTGGCGGGCCCTGAGCTCGGCAGCGTGCGCATCGACTCCGGCGACCTCGGCGTACTCACCCGCCAAGTGCGGCAACAGCTAGACTCGCTGGGCGCGCACAACACACGCATCGTCGTATCCTCTGACCTCGACGAATTCACCATCGCCGGCCTGCGTGGAGACCCCGTCGACGTGTTCGGCGTAGGCACCTCCGTAGTCAGCGGCTCCGGCGCCCCCACCGCAGGCATGGTGTACAAACTCGTGGAAGTCGACGGCATGCCCGTAGCCAAACGCTCACGGCACAAAAAGAGCGTCGGCGGGGCAAAACGCGCCCTTCGCGCACACCGCAGCTCCGGAACCGCCGTCGAAGAAATTATCTATCCGTTCGCTTCCGAGCAGCCCAATATTGGCACCTTGCACGCCACCGAACTCACCGTTCCACTGATTCGCGACGGCGCGATTGTCGACGGCCTGCCCACGCTTAAGGACTCGCGCGACTACCTGGCCAAACAATTGGTGACCCTCCCCTGGGAGGGCCTCGCCCTCTCCCGCGACGAGCCCGTGCTGAACACCCGGTTCGTGGGCTTCGAATCCGAATAGGTTGTCGGATCGAGGTTTACCCCGGCGGCGGGTTGCGTTGGGCGGCGGGGCGCGTGGACGGAGGGGCGGGTTGCGTGGACGGCGGGGCGGGCCGCCCGCAACCTACTCGGAGCCGCCGGCCGCGCTCCTGGCCTTCCGCATGCCCCGCAGTGCGCTCACCATAGTGATGGCAAACCCGGCGACCCCGAATCCCAACCAGATCAACAATGCCGTTCCAACATAATCCCACACATACGGAATGTCTTTGCCGGCGTCTGCATAATCAAACCCGATCCGCCACGCCACGGTCATGTAATAGTAGGCCCCGGTCGCCAAAGCGAAGCACGCGCCAATCGCTGCCCGCCGACTTGGGGTCGCTTCGCTGCTGACGATCAGCCCAAACAAAACGGCGATTACCACCACCGGCGCGGTGACCTGGAACCACAATGGCGACCAGCCCACGATCACTAACGCAACCCAGGCGAGTAGCCCCCAACCTAAGCCGCGTTCGCCGAGCAGGCTGCCGATAGCATCGGCGCCGCGGAGTTTCAGCGCGTGCCAGGTTGCACTTTTGGCGATCCGCGTCCGTTCCGTCGGGTCTTCGGCCGCGGCGAAACGCGCGTTCCATTCGCCGCCCTCCCCTCTTGGCATAAACTTTCGAGCGGCAGCCATCCAATAGAACTCTCGTTCGCCACGTTGCTCCGCCGCCACATCGCCCACGATCGAAAGCTGCATCATCGCCGCGATGCACACCACGAAACACACGGTCGGCCCCATCAGCAGCACCCGCACGTCGACAGATTCCAGCCATTCGACCATGGTCCAAAGCGGATTCAGCGCCACCGTGGCGATAAGGAAGCTCACCGCCAATATGCTTCTCGACGCCGCGGGCAGCCCTCGCCCCGTAATAATCGCCGCCAACACTATCGGGATAAGCAGCGGATATAGGGGTGGGATCCACCAGATCGAGGCGATCAGCCACCAGAGGAAGACGCCAACCGGAATGCCGCTTTGCCCCAGCAGCCCCTTGCGGAAGCTGGCAAAGCCCTGGCTGATCGTTCGCCGCACGCCGATCCTGCGCGCACGTGTTACGTATTCGTTGTTGCCAACTTGGTGCATCATGTCGGTTCCTTTTCGCCGCGCCGCTTTGCATTAGTGTGCCCTAATCAGCGGGGAATGGAAAGGCCCTTTGGTGGGCGCGCGGTTCTGCACACCCGCTAACCCCGCCGGAGGACCATTGTTGAAGCTGCAAGCTTTACAATGTGGTAGCTCCTTACCCGTTGCTGTAGAAAGCCTGCCGATGACTGACCAGCCGCCCGCGCCTTCGACTGCGGACATGCTCAGCGCGGCCGTCGAAAGTATTGGCGGACAGCCACGTGCCGGCCAGGAACGGATGGCGCACGCGGTAACGCAGGCGTTGGAGGCGGAACGGCATCTCGCGGTGCAGGCGGGCACGGGCACGGGAAAATCGCTCGCGTATTTGATTCCAGCGATTAGGCACGCGCAGGCAACGAATTCAACGGTGGTAGTTTCCACGGCAACTATTGCATTGCAGCGGCAGCTGGTTGATCGCGACCTTCCCCGGCTTGTCGACGCCCTGGAACCGCTGTTGTCGCGCCGCCCCACGTTTGCGATTCTAAAGGGGCGTTCGAATTACCTGTGCAAAAACAAGCTGGCGCCGGACGAGGACGTCGAGGAAGCGCTGATTGATGAAAAGGACATTTCGTGGCTCGGCAAGCATATTCGCCGATTGCACGAATGGGCGAATGAAACCACGACCGGGGATCGGGACACCCTCGAACCCGGCGTGCCGGACCTCGCGTGGCGGCAGGTCAGCGTGTCAGCCAAGGAGTGTTTGGGGGCCACTCGATGCCCGGTCGGGGAGGAATGTTTTGGCGAACAGGCCCGGCGCGAAGCGCGCAACGTCGACGTTGTGGTGACCAACCACGCCCTGCTGGCCATCGATGCGCTCGCGGATGTGGATATCCTGCCGCACCACGATGCCGTGATCGTGGATGAGGCGCACGAATTGGATGGCAGAATCACGGCGGTGGCGACCTCCGAGATCACCGTAGCTTCGCTCAAACTTGCGGCAAAGCGGGCATCGAAAATCGGTGCGGAAAACAAGGTTGCGGACCTTGCGGAAGAGCTCAAAATTTCGCTGGATTCCGCGCGCGAGGGCCGCTGGGAGCGATTGCCTGCGGGCATGGACGGGCCGCTCGTGGCGCTCCGGGACGCGCTGTGGTCATTAAAGGTGGAGGTGTCGCGCGCCCCGGACGGCGAGGCGGCAAATGATCCGGACCGCCACGCCGAGCGCGTAACGCTGGGCAATCACCTCGTTGATCTTCACGATAGTTTCGTCCGGATTCTCGATGTATTCGAAGAGGTCAACCCCGCAAAACACCAGGATGTGGTGTGGTGGAGCGAGGGCACGTTGCGGGTGGCTCCGCTGTCGATCGGCGGGTTGCTGCACTCGCAATTGTTCGGGCGCAAAACGGTGGTTTTGACCTCGGCGACTTTGAGCCTTGGCGGCAATTTTCAAGCGATGGCGGCGTCTTGGGGTTTGGCACGCGGAACGTGGGATGCGCTGGATGTGGGCACGCCGTTTGACCCTGCGAAGGCGGGAATCCTCTATGCGGCAAGGCATCTTCCCGAACCTGGGCGCGACGGGCTTTCAAACGAATGCTTGGACGAAATCTACGAGCTGATCATGGCCGCTGGCGGACGAACGCTGGGGCTGTTTTCCTCAAAACGCGCGGCGGTGCAGGCGACGGAGGCGATGCGGGCGCGGCTGCCGTTTGAGGTGTTGTGCCAGGGCGATGATGCCACCGGCGCGCTGGTGGAAAAGTTCGCCAAAAATGAGAATACGTGTTTGTTTGGCACGCTGAGTTTGTGGCAGGGCGTGGACGTTCCCGGCCGTTCCTGTTCGCTCGTGCTGATCGACCGCATCCCCTTCCCCCGCCCCGACGACCCGCTCTTGCAGGCCCGCAAAAAGGCCGCCGATGCGAAGGGCCGCAATGGGTTTATGGAGATCGCCGCCACCCACGCGGCTTTGCTATTGGCGCAGGGTGCGGGCCGTTTATTGCGAAGCACCACGGACCGCGGCGTGGTGGCCATGCTCGATTGCCGCATCGCAACCAAGCGCTATGGCAACTTCCTCCTTGCTTCCCTGCCCCCGTTTTGGCGCACCACCGATCCGGCCGTTGTGCGCGCGGCCCTGACCCGACTGGTTAGCTAACATGCACTTCCCCTCCTGCTCCCTGCCCGAACTTTTGTTCGCTCGCCAGCTGCCTTCGAAGGTGGCCATGATCGACGAGGCCCGCGAGGTGACATACGCGCAGCTCGCAACGGAGGTTTCGTACGTGGCGGCGGCGCTAATCGAACGCGGCATCGAACCGGGGGACGTGGTTGCGCTGCGCCTGCCGAACAGCATCGATTACACCGTGGCGTTTCACGGGGCGCTGACGTGCGGCGCGATCGTCACCCCCGTAGCCACCTACGCCACGGCGGCCGACGTACAGGCGCAACTCACCCTTACGCACTCCAAACTGATTATCGACCCCGCGACCATCGCCGAACTCCGCAGCTTTCCCCACCGCTGGTCAGGCGCCTATCCATCGGCCGAGAGCGTCGCGTGCTTGCCCATGAGTTCGGGGACTACGGGGCTGCCGAAGGCGGTGCAGCTTACGCACGCGAATTTGGTGTCCAACACGGTGCAATTTTCGAAAGTAGTGCCGGTTGACGCGGGCGATGTCTGCTTGGCGGTGCTGCCGTTTACGCACATCTATGGGCTCACCGCGCTGATGAACACTCCGCTCCTGCTCGATGCCACGGTAATCGCACAAAGTTTCGCGGTGGATTCGTTTTTGGCGGCCCACGAACGGCACGGCGTGACAGTCACCTTTATCGCCCCGCCATTGGCCCGGCTGCTGGCCACGCATCCGGCCGTCGAACACACGAATTTCTCGCGACTACGTACGATTGTCTCTGGGGCAGCGGCGCTGCACCCCGAGGTCGGCGCGGCTGCGGAGCGCCGCGTGGGCGCAAAGATTTACCAAGGGTATGGGATGAGCGAGGCATCGCCGGTAACCCACATCGCACAACTGCCGGATACGCCAATAGATTCGATTGGTTCACCGTTGCCCGCGACGGAGGTGCGCTTGGTGGATCCGGTGACCCGGCGCGACGTCGATAAGCACGATGCGCGGGCGGAGGGCGAGCTTTGGATTCGGGGGCCGCAGGTGATGCTCGGCTATCTGCACAATCCCCAGGCGACAACCGAAAGCATTGTCGAAGGTGGGTGGTTGCGCACGGGCGACCTCGCGCGGCGCGATGGCGATAATTTTTATATCGTGGACCGCCTCAAGGACCTGATCCTGTCGCACGGCTTTCAGGTGTCCCCGGTGAAGCTGGAGAAGATCCTGCTGGGTTGCCCCGGCGTGGCGGATTGCGCGGTGGTGCGCGGCTACGCTGCGAACGGGGAGGAACGGCCGGTGGCGGTGGTGGTCGGCACCGCCAGCGAGCAGGAGATTATGGAATATATGGCCGAACGCGTCAATCGATACGAACGTATACGCGAGGTGCGGTATGTGTCGGAGATCCCCCGCTCGGCCGCCGGGAAAACGCTGCGGCGCGTGCTCGCCGAGGAGTTCCGCTAGCTGGCAAAAAGCACGGCAAGCAGCGCCACGGTTGCGAACATTTCGCCGATCCCCACGTCGCGCGGACGCCACTTGCGGCCGTGACCTGCGGAATACGGCATCCACCAGGCGCGGAGCGCAAACAATGCGAAAATCAGTACGCCCCACCACGGCACCAGCCCCAACCACGCAAGCACGCCCATCGCTATGACGCACGCCACATGGTAAGCGACGGATCCGATAAGCCAATGCCGGTCGCCTTTCTTGCGGATCAGGGTTTTCACGTAGGGAATCGTGCCGCAGAAATACAGGGCGATGACCAAGGTGGGCACCCACACATCGGCGGCAGATTTCCCGGCGGCGACGGCCGTGACCGGCAGCATTGCGCTGCTGGCGAGGACGGTGGACAGGCCGGACACGAGGGAGCGGGGGCGGCGTCGATACGCTTCCCACACCGCGACCGCCACGAGCGGCGCGAACACGATTGCGAACCACAGCAAGCGGGGAGCAACGAACAAGCTTGCGAGGCTAAATACGGCGGAAATCACGCCATAAGTGGCCAATGCCGGCAGGTAACGCTTGCGCCGCGGGCCGCGCACTTTCAACAGCAGGGAGAGCGCAAAGAACGCGAAGTAACCGCTCATCCATGCGATAAACAACGGAATGTGCACCCAGGCCGGATGCCACAGCACGCCAAGCAAGATTGGCACGAGGACCATGACCCAAGCGCCGTGCTGATCGGGCACCCAACCATTGTTTTTCTTCATCGTTTAACCACCGAAAATCCCGTGAATAATGCCTGTCCTAGTGTAACGCCCCGAAAACTGAGTGTCACCTAAGTACCGTTGCGCGGCGGCTCAGCGGGCGCCGACCACGGAGTTTCGGAATGCGAACGTACCTAGCAATACCCCCAACGGCAGCGTCAAAACCATGGCCACGGTGAATATTCCGCCGACCGCCGAAAGCGCGTAACTCACCGCGATGACCAGCAACGTCGCCGCGGGATTGGCCTTCAGCATGCGTATCGACGCCGCGAACGCACCCACCACCGTTGGCTGGGCCATCGAAAACACGGCCATTGGGGCGAAGTAGCAACAACAAAAGACCACGACACCGGGGATGATAAACATCTTCACCCCAATCGCGACGCACACTAGGCACAGGAATCCAACGACGCAACCGCGAACGATATCAAAGCAAGTGAAAAAATCACGCCACGTCAGCCGTTTTCCGGCGGCGACACGCGCTGCGTTTCGGTAAATGATCACGCTCCACAGGATCACCGCAATGACCGAACAAACGTTCAGGATTCGGAAAACGACAAAGACCGCGAGGTTGACCCGGAAGGCGAAGCTGGGGAGAAGGTACAACAGATCATCCAAGGCATACCGCCCCGCCACGGCACCATGAAATATCCATGCGAATACATACACCAGCGCTGGGGCGAACACAATGCCTAAGTACACGAGTCCGCTGCGCAGCCATAAGCCCGGCGCAAGCATAAACGCGCCCCACGCCTGATCCCACGCGCGGCCGAGTTGGGCGGGTGCCCAGCGTGCGTTCTCCAAGTGCAAATCGTTCATACTCAACCCCGTTATACGAAAGCGCCCAAGGCCACGAACACCGTTAACCTCGGACGCATGAGACGAAATCCGTTTCCCCCAGCCTATTGCTGCGGCGGCAACGGCGGGTAGGGAGGCTCCTGCTGCTGCGGCGGGTACGGCGGTTGTTGCCCACCAAAACCAGCGGGACCAGCAGGCCCAGCGGGGCCGCCAAAACCAGCGGGGCCAGCGGGGCCACCAGCACCGAAGCCAACCGGGTCACCGAGCACGGAACCACGGAACGCATAGGTGGTAAAGAGCGCGGCCAGCGGGACGGTAATCACCGCGCCGAACACCACCAATTGCCCCACGGCGGCAATCACCTGGCAGAACAACAGCACCAAGATGGAGGCCAACGGGTTGCGCTTGACCATTTCGATGGAGGCTTTAAACACGTTGCCAACGCTCGGCTGCTGGATATTAAAGAACGCGACCTGCGCAAAACCCAAGAATATGGCGACGATGTAACCC
Proteins encoded:
- a CDS encoding ATP-dependent DNA helicase — protein: MTDQPPAPSTADMLSAAVESIGGQPRAGQERMAHAVTQALEAERHLAVQAGTGTGKSLAYLIPAIRHAQATNSTVVVSTATIALQRQLVDRDLPRLVDALEPLLSRRPTFAILKGRSNYLCKNKLAPDEDVEEALIDEKDISWLGKHIRRLHEWANETTTGDRDTLEPGVPDLAWRQVSVSAKECLGATRCPVGEECFGEQARREARNVDVVVTNHALLAIDALADVDILPHHDAVIVDEAHELDGRITAVATSEITVASLKLAAKRASKIGAENKVADLAEELKISLDSAREGRWERLPAGMDGPLVALRDALWSLKVEVSRAPDGEAANDPDRHAERVTLGNHLVDLHDSFVRILDVFEEVNPAKHQDVVWWSEGTLRVAPLSIGGLLHSQLFGRKTVVLTSATLSLGGNFQAMAASWGLARGTWDALDVGTPFDPAKAGILYAARHLPEPGRDGLSNECLDEIYELIMAAGGRTLGLFSSKRAAVQATEAMRARLPFEVLCQGDDATGALVEKFAKNENTCLFGTLSLWQGVDVPGRSCSLVLIDRIPFPRPDDPLLQARKKAADAKGRNGFMEIAATHAALLLAQGAGRLLRSTTDRGVVAMLDCRIATKRYGNFLLASLPPFWRTTDPAVVRAALTRLVS
- a CDS encoding YwiC-like family protein, which produces MKKNNGWVPDQHGAWVMVLVPILLGVLWHPAWVHIPLFIAWMSGYFAFFALSLLLKVRGPRRKRYLPALATYGVISAVFSLASLFVAPRLLWFAIVFAPLVAVAVWEAYRRRPRSLVSGLSTVLASSAMLPVTAVAAGKSAADVWVPTLVIALYFCGTIPYVKTLIRKKGDRHWLIGSVAYHVACVIAMGVLAWLGLVPWWGVLIFALFALRAWWMPYSAGHGRKWRPRDVGIGEMFATVALLAVLFAS
- a CDS encoding class I adenylate-forming enzyme family protein, whose protein sequence is MHFPSCSLPELLFARQLPSKVAMIDEAREVTYAQLATEVSYVAAALIERGIEPGDVVALRLPNSIDYTVAFHGALTCGAIVTPVATYATAADVQAQLTLTHSKLIIDPATIAELRSFPHRWSGAYPSAESVACLPMSSGTTGLPKAVQLTHANLVSNTVQFSKVVPVDAGDVCLAVLPFTHIYGLTALMNTPLLLDATVIAQSFAVDSFLAAHERHGVTVTFIAPPLARLLATHPAVEHTNFSRLRTIVSGAAALHPEVGAAAERRVGAKIYQGYGMSEASPVTHIAQLPDTPIDSIGSPLPATEVRLVDPVTRRDVDKHDARAEGELWIRGPQVMLGYLHNPQATTESIVEGGWLRTGDLARRDGDNFYIVDRLKDLILSHGFQVSPVKLEKILLGCPGVADCAVVRGYAANGEERPVAVVVGTASEQEIMEYMAERVNRYERIREVRYVSEIPRSAAGKTLRRVLAEEFR